TATCCAGATATCAGCTTGACATACCAGTGTATTTGGCAGGTGGCGTGAAGGTTGGCACAAATGCCCGGCCAAACACTTTCAGGCTGTTGGTGTTTACACAGtgggccacacccccggaataGGTGAGGAGGGACGATGGCTTGCTGGTCACTGCTGCAGTCCCCCGATCCTGGTTCCACCTATTTAGGCCTTCCAGGAGGTACAGCTGGAAATTCAGTGCATTTGCACTGGTTCCTgaagaaaatatataaatgatGTCGGCCAATTAAAAAAAGGTCTTGCTTTTCAATCTGAATAATGGTTTCATAAAAAAACTTACAATTATTGAAAACATTATACATGAGAGACACCAACCTGGAATGAACCTGTTTAGGTGGCAATGAAACGACTCCAGGGATGTGGACCCCCTGGCACAGCGGTACCTGGTCAGTACGACGCCCCCCTTGGTGGTGCTTCCAACCTCAGTGTACAGCTGCACCCCTGGCACGTCCTGGATGCACTTGACGTGGTGTTTCTGCACACGCCAGATGTGCTCCATGCGCACCTGGTCCAGCAGTGGCACCCCCATGAGGTCTCTACCTCTTGCACCCCCCAGTTCCTGCAGCAGCCGGTCGATGAGGCTGATGGTGGTCTCTTCGCCGCGTGTCTTCCTGCGGCAGTAGAGGCTCAGCTCCATCTTGGAGATCTTGGTGTCCACCACAAGATCCGTTATGGATGGCACACCCTCCTGCCTGAGCTGCGCTCTCTTTGCCTGCCGCAACAGAGTGAGGTCCCCTGCATCCCACTCAaagatgcaggcagacagagagcccaTAAAGGTGGGGTAGAGTGGGTGAGCATCGGTGGTGCAGCCGATAGCCATCCTCCTCATAAAGTGCCAGATGTCCAGCCGTATGTGGAGGTCTGGCCACTCTCCAAACCTGGTCTGCAGCTTGCTCGGCCCCTCGCTTTTGCAGCAACCACAGTCCACGTACAGCAGCACTGGGGGTGGAACAGCTGCCTGGCGGTACCGCTCCATCACACCAGACACCATGTGATCCAATCCCGGCCCCTCCTGCACTGTGAGGACACTGGTCAGGATCTGTCCAACCTCGTTCCCAAGGGAGGTCACCCAGAGAGCTGTCCCCTTGCCATGGCCAGACAGCTTCTTTGTGATCTAGAATGTGACAAAAGTTAATGTTTATATGAGATTATATATTACATACATGGTAATGTACACAGTAATGTACAATTACACAGTCAAATGATGTATTACCTTTTTGGTTGAATCCATTTTTAAAATGGAGCCAAACGTGGAGGTGATGCTGGCCTTGATGTGTTCCATGCGGGAGAGGATGTCCCTGCCGTACACGGACAGCAGCCAACGACTGGTGGGAATTTCGATGGGCTCAGGGGGCTCCTGGCAGACCACTGGGAACAGACTGGGTCGATCCACAAAGTCAGCACACTCCCCGAGATAGTGTGCCAACCGGGTCAGCCATTCCTCCCCATGGTTCTCCTTGAGCTGCTTCACCAGTCGTGTTGGACTGTTGCCAAGGGTCCTTTCCCGAAGCATCCGAATGACACGAATGTCACAAGCATACCTGACATGCCCATTGTTGGAGTGATTAGTTACATGTTTATTGGAGGGTAATGTCAGTTGTTATAGGCTTCACAATCACCATCTTTTCAAAAATGCATTACTCACTTGCAGGTCAGGATGAGCCGGAACAAATTCTGGTGTGGCAGGTCCAGCTGGTCCCTGACAGTCTGACTGGTAGACAGAGTGGTcaggaaacacacagagcaCCTGAGTGTCTCTGTCACCATTAGGTAGTATCTGTCAATGTCAAGGACCTTCCGAGCTCTCCTGTGAATGCCAGCACCCGTCAAATGCTTCCCACAAGCTGGGCAgaacaccctcaccctccaaagGCGGTAGGGCATCCACACCATCAGCCGATGGGTGAAGAAGCGGTCGGGTGTTGGCGTTTGGTGATAAATCAGTGCTGGAACAGGGGGCTCATACCACAGCTTCAAATCTGGCCGCAGTTTGCCAGAGTGAAAGAGGGTGTTGGATATCCACCTCTGATCTTGAACAGGGATTGACTTGCTCAGCTCACCCGGCAACCAGACAGAAGCTGTAGCCCCAGTAGCAGCTAGATGGATTTCTCCTGCCCCATCCTGTTTGGAAGACAACAGCAAATAAGaatatgtttttttgcattAAAAAAGGCTACTCTCAAGATGACTTGAAACATAACCAGACAAAAAGGAGACGCTGTACTCACAGTGGCTACTTCCAGGCTGGTGCTAacagcagggctgggggtccTCACAGAGGCGGTAGACGGGGTCCTcagtgaggatggaggaggagcaggactgggggtcctcagagaggatggagaaggagcagggctgggggtcctcagagaggatggaggaggagcagggctgggggtcctcagagaggatggagaaggagtagggctgggggtcctcacagaggatggagaaggagcagggctggaggtcctcacagaggatggaggaggagcagggctggaggtcctcacagaggatggaggaggagcggggctgGGGGTCTTCCTCGCCACAATATTGGGCTTCATTGAGGCAGACTGTGACCCACCAAAGCGTGATTTAGTGAACTGCAAGGAGaaacagagttaattttgttattCAGCACATACAAAATGATTTATACAAAACATGAATAACTAAGCCATTACCATTGACACACTCAGAGGGGGCCGCAGGAAAGAAGGCTGGGCTGCAGCACCAGTGGACAAGTCTGAAGCCACAGACTGTGGTGCTTGAGGTGACTGAGTGGCAGTCTGCTAAaacaacagcatgtcatgtaatGTATCAGCAACAGCATTGTAAGAGACCTGAGATGCAAGATAGTCAGatgtaaaaaaattatacatCACCTTAACAGCATGGAATCCACAATTACAGACCATGGACCCTCCAAATAGGGCGGTCTGTCCACGGGCCTGCATGGGGCATTTCTCAATCTGAAACAATCAGAATAGTTATTCAGCCAGAGTCACTCAGTGTACAGTCCATTGTCTGATATTATCTGCACCATTGTATTGACCCTTTTTCATCAAGTGAACTGCAGTCTAATGACTGTAAGAAGTAATAAGCACATATTTTGCAGTACTTTACCTTTTGATAGAGGTCATGCCATTTCCGCTGCCTTGGGGCAGGTCTATTGCCTCCTCCAGCAGGCCAAACCCCTGAGCCAGCAAATGCCCTCAGCCTCGCCATCCATTCTCCATCTCCCATGGATTTATGGCTCTTAGGCTTGGTGCTCATCTAAAATAACAGAGACATATTAATAACCATAGTTACAACTATGTATGGAAGCATGGTGTGCTGAACCAACTTGTGCATACTCATAAGTACAGTAACATAAGCAAACTAGACTGCTAAcggtttttgtttagtttttaacAGCTTACTGTATCTACAATGATTGACAGATGTCATTCTTACCAAAGCTTCAAGTAGGATCATTATAAATTTGTGAAAAAGGGTAGACCCACTTTAAATGAATGTAAGTAGCTACAGTAAAGGACTAGTTAATATTGACACTAAAACCGTAGAAGTTTAGACTAGGTACTGTAAGCAGACCCCGCAATGTCGACAAGTTAATACTGAATGTTGGttactgtactgcactgtctgtactgtagctagctacctactGTACCTCCGCTTGTCAGACGTAATAAACGTAGAGCTATAGCATGTTAACTAGTTAAATGATGAAGTAACCAATACAACTAACGTTATAATAACACTTACTTGAATTACTGCGAATATAGCCTGCCTTTTTCCTCTCACGATTACAGTACATTAGAAATTAGCGTTACTGTAGTAGCGATTGCTAATATTAGCTAAGGTGACTAAAGTTTGACATGACACTGGACAACAACATGTTAACGTGACTTTGCCTGACGGATGTAATACAATCTATTCCTATTTAagtagaaaataaaattaatgtTCACTTACTTTGATGCTTTCTTGTACGTTTGTACTGACAGTAAACAGTATGCTTATACAGTGACAGCCAACAGACTTTTCTTCTGACAGAAAGTTTTCCAACGGACTCACAATGGAAAGAagcgctgtgattggctgtatcCATTCTCACTCAAAGACGTGATTGGCCTAAATCCAATCCACATTGGACTGTTAGTATCCTGATTGGATGGTGAGATTGGAGTTTAGGTAGCCGATCCTGCCCCAGGTAGCGCCAACgaggcacactgctggctgtggccctccccccaccaaggTGAGCAAGTGCCTTGGAAACGGCACTAGACGCCGGTAGCTGGCTGTAGATAACTAGCTTCAAACAACCTCTGCCATGTGTCCCTtaaattttgaaacagatgtgacaatgtcctactttttctaaaacacctgccccgtgtgaggctcgaactcacgaccttcagattatgagactgacgcgctgcctactacGCCAACGAGtcatgctgcatggctttggccctccccccacccaggtcagcagatgctgtgggaacagcactagacgctttgatgtgtatcggcggggaaaaaagagcagcccggtagctggctgaagatcactagcttcaaataccctctgccgtgtgtcccttacattttgaaacagatgtgacaatgtcctactttttctaaaatacctgccccgtgtgaggctcgaacgcacgatcttcagattacgagactgacgcgctgcctactgcgccaatgaggcatgctgcatggctgtaGCCCTCCCAGGTCAGCAGGTGCTGTGGAAACGGCACTAAACGCGTTgatgtgtatcggcggggaaaaaagcgcagcccggtggctggatgaagattactagcttcaaacaccctctgccgtacgtccctaacatgttgaaacagatgtgacaatgtcctactttttctaaaatacctgccccgtgtgaggctcgaactcacgaccttcagattatgagactgacgcgctgcctactgcgccaacgaggcatgctgcatggctttggccctccccccacccaggtcagcagatgctgtgggaacagatcaagacgcgttgctgtgtatcggcggggaaaaaagagcagcccggtagctggctgaagatcactagcttcaaataccctctgccgtgtgtcccttacattttgaaacagatgtgacaatgtcctactttttctaaaatacctgccccgtgtgaggctcgaactcacgaccttcagattatgagactgacgcgctgcctactgcgccaacgaggcatgctgcatggctgtagccctcccaggtcagcaggtgctgtggaaacggcactaaacgccttgctgtgtatcggcaggGAAAAAAGCGCAGCCCGGTGGCTGGATGAAGATtactagcttcaaacaccctctgccgtacgtccctaacatgttgaaacagatgtgacaatgtcctactttttctaaaatacctgccccgtgtgaggctcgaactcacgaccttcagattatgagactgacgcgctgcctactgcgccaacgaggcacactgctggctgtggccctccccccaccaaggTGAGCAAGTGCCTTGGAAACGGCACTAGACGCCGGTAGCTGGCTGTAGATAACTAGCTTCAAACAACCTCTGCCATGTGTCCCTtaaattttgaaacagatgtgacaatgtcctactttttctaaaacacctgccccgtgtgaggctcgaactcacgaccttcagattatgagactgacgcgctgcctactacGCCAACGAGtcatgctgcatggctttggccctccccccacccaggtcagcagatgctgtgggaacagcactagacgctttgctgtgtatcggcggggaaaaaagagcagcccggtagctggctgaagatcactagcttcaaataccctctgccgtgtgtcccttacattttgaaacagatgtgacaatgtcctactttttctaaaatacctgccccgtgtgaggctcgaacgcacgatcttcagattacgagactgacgcgctgcctactgcgccaatgaggcatgctgcatggctgtaGCCCTCCCAGGTCAGCAGGTGCTGTGGAAACGGCACTAAACGCGTTgatgtgtatcggcggggaaaaaagcgcagcccggtggctggatgaagattactagcttcaaacaccctctgccgtacgtccctaacatgttgaaacagatgtgacaatgtcctactttttctaaaatacctgccccgtgtgaggctcgaactcacgaccttcagattatgagactgacgcgctgcctactgcgccaacgaggcatgctgcatggctttggccctccccccacccaggtcagcagatgctgtgggaacagatcaagacgctttgctgtgtatcggcggggaaaaaagagcagcccggtagctggctgaagatcactagcttcaaataccctctgccatgtgttccttacattttgaaacagatgtgacaatgtcctactttttctaaaatacctgctccgtgtgaggctcgaactcacgaccttcagattatgagactgacgcgctgcctactgcgcccacGAGGCACACTGCAGgctgtggccctccccccacccaggtcagcagatgctgtgggaacagatcaagatgctttgctgtgtatcggcggtgaaaaaagagcagcccggtagctggctgaagatcactagcttcaaataccctctgccgtgtgtcccttacattttgaaacagatgaaccaatgtcctactttttctaaaatacctgccccgtgtgaggctcgaactcacgaccttcagattatgagactgacgcgctgcctactgcacCAACGACGCATGCTGcttggctttggccctccccccacccaggtcagcagatgctgtgggaacagatcaagatgctttgctgtgtatcggcggggaaaaaagagcagcccggtagctggctgaagatcactagcttcaaacaccctctgccgtgtgtcccttacattttgaaacagatgtgacaatgtcctactttttctaaaacacctgccccgtgtgaggctcgaactcacgaccttcagattatgagactgacgcgctgcctactgcgccaacgaggcatgctgcatggctttggccctccccctacccaggtcagcagatgctgtgggaacagatcaagatgctttgctgtgtatcggcggggaaaaaagagcagcccggtagctggctgaagatcactagcttcaaataccctctgccgtgtgtcccttacattttgaaacagatgtgacaatgtccgactttttctaaaatacctgccccgtgtgaggctcgaactcacgaccttcagattatgagactgacgcgctgcctactgcgccaacgaggcacactgctggctgtggccctccccccaccaaggTGAGCAAGTGCCTTGGAAACGGCGCTAGACGCCGGTAGCTGGCTGTAGATAACTAGCTTCAAACAACCTCTGCCATGTGTCCCTtaaattttgaaacagatgtgacaatgtcctactttttctaacaTACCTGCctcgtgtgaggctcgaactcacgaccttcagattatgagactgacgcgctgcctactgcgccaacgaggcatgctgcatggctttggccctccccccacccaggtcagcagatgctgtgggaacagatcaagatgctttgctgtgtatcggcggggaaaaaagagcagcccggtagctggctgaagatcactagcttcaaacaccctctgccgtgtgtcccttacattttgaaacagatgtgacaatgtcctactttttctaacaTACCTGCctcgtgtgaggctcgaactcacgaccttcagattatgagactgacgcgctgcctactgcgccaacgaggcatgctgcatggctttggccctccccccacccaggtcagcagatgctgtgggaacagatcaagatgctttgctgtgtatcggcggggaaaaaagagcagcccggtggctggatgaagattactagcttcaaacaccctctgccgtacgtccctaacatgttgaaacagatgtgacaatgtcctactttttctaaattacctgccccgtgtgaggctcgaactcacgaccttcagattatgagactgacgcgctgcctactgcgccaacgaggcacaCTGCTGActgtggccctccccccacccaggtcagcagatgctgtgggaacagcactagacgctttgctgtgtatcggcggggaaaaaagagcagcccggtagctggctgaagatcactagcttcaaataccctctgccgtgtgtcccttacattttgaaacagatgtgacaatgtcctactttttctaaaatacctgccccgtgtgaggctcgaacgcacgatcttcagattacgagactgacgcgctgcctactgcgccaacgaggcatgctgcatggctttggccctccccctacctaggtcagcagatgctgtgggaacagcactagacgctttgctgtgtatcggcggggaaaaaagagcagcccggtagctggctgaagatcactagcttcaaataccctctgccgtgtgtcccttacattttgaaacagatgtgacaatgtcctactttttctaaaatacctgccccgtgtgaggctcgaactcacgaccttcagattatgagactgacgcgctgcctactgcgccaacgaggcatgctgcatggctgtagccctcccaggtcaacaggtgctgtggaaacggcactaaacgccttgctgtgtatcggcggggaaaaaagcgCAGTCCGGTGGCTGGATGAAGATtactagcttcaaacaccctctgccgtacgtccctaacatgttgaaacagacaatgtcctactttttctaaaatacctgccccgtgtgaggctcgaactcacgaccttcagattatgagactgacgcgctgcctactgcgccaaagCTGGGGAACATTCGTCTACCttggggggggaagaaaggaaaggagaggggagaagggggaagaagaaaaaggaggaaaaaagagggaaaaaaatgaaaaaagagagaaaaaaggagagaaaaagagaaggaaggaatttTTATGGCCCAGACCTACATCAccaatgttttttaaatgttgagGTATATCAGGAATCACAATTAAAACCTTATATTTCTATTTCTATAGACATGTAGTATATGGGATAAAAGTTAATCCCAAGGTTCTGGTTTGACTAAATTGTTGCCAGAAATTCAAgtggttatatattttttggggaaatcacctaatcactGTTTGGTTAATAACAAAACAATGATGATACTAATAACTGTTAAATGAATATTTAAAATTAAGTTGATGTATTTATCAGAAACTtttatacacaaaacacacaaacgaaGCCTAGGAAGATACATTTCTgttgtgatcaaacttttattttcagTCATCACAAAGCCATTACACAGTAGTaagtgaatccctccattcacttattcaacagtaactatagacaatGACTTAAATATATGCAgaacagtagtgaatccctccattcacttattcaacagtaGCTATAGataataacttaaatatatacagaagagtagtgaatccctccattcacttattcaacagtaactatagacaataacttaaatatatacagaacagtagtgaatccctccattcacttattcaacagtaactatagacaataacttaaatatatacagaacagtagtgaatccctccattcacttattaaacagtaactatagacaataacttaaatatatacagaacagt
The window above is part of the Osmerus mordax isolate fOsmMor3 chromosome 1, fOsmMor3.pri, whole genome shotgun sequence genome. Proteins encoded here:
- the LOC136943584 gene encoding uncharacterized protein isoform X5 encodes the protein MQARGQTALFGGSMVCNCGFHAVKSPQAPQSVASDLSTGAAAQPSFLRPPLSVSMFTKSRFGGSQSASMKPNIVARKTPSPAPPPSSVRTSSPAPPPSSVRTSSPAPSPSSVRTPSPTPSPSSLRTPSPAPPPSSLRTPSPAPSPSSLRTPSPAPPPSSLRTPSTASVRTPSPAVSTSLEVATDGAGEIHLAATGATASVWLPGELSKSIPVQDQRWISNTLFHSGKLRPDLKLWYEPPVPALIYHQTPTPDRFFTHRLMVWMPYRLWRVRVFCPACGKHLTGAGIHRRARKVLDIDRYYLMVTETLRCSVCFLTTLSTSQTVRDQLDLPHQNLFRLILTCKYACDIRVIRMLRERTLGNSPTRLVKQLKENHGEEWLTRLAHYLGECADFVDRPSLFPVVCQEPPEPIEIPTSRWLLSVYGRDILSRMEHIKASITSTFGSILKMDSTKKITKKLSGHGKGTALWVTSLGNEVGQILTSVLTVQEGPGLDHMVSGVMERYRQAAVPPPVLLYVDCGCCKSEGPSKLQTRFGEWPDLHIRLDIWHFMRRMAIGCTTDAHPLYPTFMGSLSACIFEWDAGDLTLLRQAKRAQLRQEGVPSITDLVVDTKISKMELSLYCRRKTRGEETTISLIDRLLQELGGARGRDLMGVPLLDQVRMEHIWRVQKHHVKCIQDVPGVQLYTEVGSTTKGGVVLTRYRCARGSTSLESFHCHLNRFIPGTSANALNFQLYLLEGLNRWNQDRGTAAVTSKPSSLLTYSGGVAHCVNTNSLKVFGRAFVPTFTPPAKYTGELLGVDYLLSQTGQSLNVNPDSEEIEGMLEDVHEGEEEEDEGFQEEPSLAVSSLLDDQSFSTLTLPPASMAAPTLPPASMAAPTLPPASMAAPILPPASMAAPILPSASMAAPTLPAPTLPPASMAAPILPPASMAAPILPPASMAAPTLPAPTLPPASMAAPTLPPASMAAPTLPAPSLPAASLATNTLPATPLAAPSLVS
- the LOC136943584 gene encoding uncharacterized protein isoform X3; this encodes MSTKPKSHKSMGDGEWMARLRAFAGSGVWPAGGGNRPAPRQRKWHDLYQKIEKCPMQARGQTALFGGSMVCNCGFHAVKSPQAPQSVASDLSTGAAAQPSFLRPPLSVSMFTKSRFGGSQSASMKPNIVARKTPSPAPPPSSVRTSSPAPPPSSVRTSSPAPSPSSVRTPSPTPSPSSLRTPSPAPPPSSLRTPSPAPSPSSLRTPSPAPPPSSLRTPSTASVRTPSPAVSTSLEVATDGAGEIHLAATGATASVWLPGELSKSIPVQDQRWISNTLFHSGKLRPDLKLWYEPPVPALIYHQTPTPDRFFTHRLMVWMPYRLWRVRVFCPACGKHLTGAGIHRRARKVLDIDRYYLMVTETLRCSVCFLTTLSTSQTVRDQLDLPHQNLFRLILTCKYACDIRVIRMLRERTLGNSPTRLVKQLKENHGEEWLTRLAHYLGECADFVDRPSLFPVVCQEPPEPIEIPTSRWLLSVYGRDILSRMEHIKASITSTFGSILKMDSTKKITKKLSGHGKGTALWVTSLGNEVGQILTSVLTVQEGPGLDHMVSGVMERYRQAAVPPPVLLYVDCGCCKSEGPSKLQTRFGEWPDLHIRLDIWHFMRRMAIGCTTDAHPLYPTFMGSLSACIFEWDAGDLTLLRQAKRAQLRQEGVPSITDLVVDTKISKMELSLYCRRKTRGEETTISLIDRLLQELGGARGRDLMGVPLLDQVRMEHIWRVQKHHVKCIQDVPGVQLYTEVGSTTKGGVVLTRYRCARGSTSLESFHCHLNRFIPGTSANALNFQLYLLEGLNRWNQDRGTAAVTSKPSSLLTYSGGVAHCVNTNSLKVFGRAFVPTFTPPAKYTGELLGVDYLLSQTGQSLNVNPDSEEIEGMLEDVHEGEEEEDEGFQEEPSLAVSSLLDDQSFSTLTLPPASMAAPTLPPASMAAPTLPPASMAAPILPPASMAAPILPSASMAAPTLPAPTLPPASMAAPILPPASMAAPILPPASMAAPTLPAPTLPPASMAAPTLPPASMAAPTLPAPSLPAASLATNTLPATPLAAPSLVS
- the LOC136943584 gene encoding uncharacterized protein isoform X4, with protein sequence MQARGQTALFGGSMVCNCGFHAVKQTATQSPQAPQSVASDLSTGAAAQPSFLRPPLSVSMFTKSRFGGSQSASMKPNIVARKTPSPAPPPSSVRTSSPAPPPSSVRTSSPAPSPSSVRTPSPTPSPSSLRTPSPAPPPSSLRTPSPAPSPSSLRTPSPAPPPSSLRTPSTASVRTPSPAVSTSLEVATDGAGEIHLAATGATASVWLPGELSKSIPVQDQRWISNTLFHSGKLRPDLKLWYEPPVPALIYHQTPTPDRFFTHRLMVWMPYRLWRVRVFCPACGKHLTGAGIHRRARKVLDIDRYYLMVTETLRCSVCFLTTLSTSQTVRDQLDLPHQNLFRLILTCKYACDIRVIRMLRERTLGNSPTRLVKQLKENHGEEWLTRLAHYLGECADFVDRPSLFPVVCQEPPEPIEIPTSRWLLSVYGRDILSRMEHIKASITSTFGSILKMDSTKKITKKLSGHGKGTALWVTSLGNEVGQILTSVLTVQEGPGLDHMVSGVMERYRQAAVPPPVLLYVDCGCCKSEGPSKLQTRFGEWPDLHIRLDIWHFMRRMAIGCTTDAHPLYPTFMGSLSACIFEWDAGDLTLLRQAKRAQLRQEGVPSITDLVVDTKISKMELSLYCRRKTRGEETTISLIDRLLQELGGARGRDLMGVPLLDQVRMEHIWRVQKHHVKCIQDVPGVQLYTEVGSTTKGGVVLTRYRCARGSTSLESFHCHLNRFIPGTSANALNFQLYLLEGLNRWNQDRGTAAVTSKPSSLLTYSGGVAHCVNTNSLKVFGRAFVPTFTPPAKYTGELLGVDYLLSQTGQSLNVNPDSEEIEGMLEDVHEGEEEEDEGFQEEPSLAVSSLLDDQSFSTLTLPPASMAAPTLPPASMAAPTLPPASMAAPILPPASMAAPILPSASMAAPTLPAPTLPPASMAAPILPPASMAAPILPPASMAAPTLPAPTLPPASMAAPTLPPASMAAPTLPAPSLPAASLATNTLPATPLAAPSLVS
- the LOC136943584 gene encoding uncharacterized protein isoform X1; translation: MSTKPKSHKSMGDGEWMARLRAFAGSGVWPAGGGNRPAPRQRKWHDLYQKIEKCPMQARGQTALFGGSMVCNCGFHAVKQTATQSPQAPQSVASDLSTGAAAQPSFLRPPLSVSMFTKSRFGGSQSASMKPNIVARKTPSPAPPPSSVRTSSPAPPPSSVRTSSPAPSPSSVRTPSPTPSPSSLRTPSPAPPPSSLRTPSPAPSPSSLRTPSPAPPPSSLRTPSTASVRTPSPAVSTSLEVATDGAGEIHLAATGATASVWLPGELSKSIPVQDQRWISNTLFHSGKLRPDLKLWYEPPVPALIYHQTPTPDRFFTHRLMVWMPYRLWRVRVFCPACGKHLTGAGIHRRARKVLDIDRYYLMVTETLRCSVCFLTTLSTSQTVRDQLDLPHQNLFRLILTCKYACDIRVIRMLRERTLGNSPTRLVKQLKENHGEEWLTRLAHYLGECADFVDRPSLFPVVCQEPPEPIEIPTSRWLLSVYGRDILSRMEHIKASITSTFGSILKMDSTKKITKKLSGHGKGTALWVTSLGNEVGQILTSVLTVQEGPGLDHMVSGVMERYRQAAVPPPVLLYVDCGCCKSEGPSKLQTRFGEWPDLHIRLDIWHFMRRMAIGCTTDAHPLYPTFMGSLSACIFEWDAGDLTLLRQAKRAQLRQEGVPSITDLVVDTKISKMELSLYCRRKTRGEETTISLIDRLLQELGGARGRDLMGVPLLDQVRMEHIWRVQKHHVKCIQDVPGVQLYTEVGSTTKGGVVLTRYRCARGSTSLESFHCHLNRFIPGTSANALNFQLYLLEGLNRWNQDRGTAAVTSKPSSLLTYSGGVAHCVNTNSLKVFGRAFVPTFTPPAKYTGELLGVDYLLSQTGQSLNVNPDSEEIEGMLEDVHEGEEEEDEGFQEEPSLAVSSLLDDQSFSTLTLPPASMAAPTLPPASMAAPTLPPASMAAPILPPASMAAPILPSASMAAPTLPAPTLPPASMAAPILPPASMAAPILPPASMAAPTLPAPTLPPASMAAPTLPPASMAAPTLPAPSLPAASLATNTLPATPLAAPSLVS
- the LOC136943584 gene encoding uncharacterized protein isoform X2, which codes for MSTKPKSHKSMGDGEWMARLRAFAGSGVWPAGGGNRPAPRQRKWHDLYQKIEKCPMQARGQTALFGGSMVCNCGFHAVKTATQSPQAPQSVASDLSTGAAAQPSFLRPPLSVSMFTKSRFGGSQSASMKPNIVARKTPSPAPPPSSVRTSSPAPPPSSVRTSSPAPSPSSVRTPSPTPSPSSLRTPSPAPPPSSLRTPSPAPSPSSLRTPSPAPPPSSLRTPSTASVRTPSPAVSTSLEVATDGAGEIHLAATGATASVWLPGELSKSIPVQDQRWISNTLFHSGKLRPDLKLWYEPPVPALIYHQTPTPDRFFTHRLMVWMPYRLWRVRVFCPACGKHLTGAGIHRRARKVLDIDRYYLMVTETLRCSVCFLTTLSTSQTVRDQLDLPHQNLFRLILTCKYACDIRVIRMLRERTLGNSPTRLVKQLKENHGEEWLTRLAHYLGECADFVDRPSLFPVVCQEPPEPIEIPTSRWLLSVYGRDILSRMEHIKASITSTFGSILKMDSTKKITKKLSGHGKGTALWVTSLGNEVGQILTSVLTVQEGPGLDHMVSGVMERYRQAAVPPPVLLYVDCGCCKSEGPSKLQTRFGEWPDLHIRLDIWHFMRRMAIGCTTDAHPLYPTFMGSLSACIFEWDAGDLTLLRQAKRAQLRQEGVPSITDLVVDTKISKMELSLYCRRKTRGEETTISLIDRLLQELGGARGRDLMGVPLLDQVRMEHIWRVQKHHVKCIQDVPGVQLYTEVGSTTKGGVVLTRYRCARGSTSLESFHCHLNRFIPGTSANALNFQLYLLEGLNRWNQDRGTAAVTSKPSSLLTYSGGVAHCVNTNSLKVFGRAFVPTFTPPAKYTGELLGVDYLLSQTGQSLNVNPDSEEIEGMLEDVHEGEEEEDEGFQEEPSLAVSSLLDDQSFSTLTLPPASMAAPTLPPASMAAPTLPPASMAAPILPPASMAAPILPSASMAAPTLPAPTLPPASMAAPILPPASMAAPILPPASMAAPTLPAPTLPPASMAAPTLPPASMAAPTLPAPSLPAASLATNTLPATPLAAPSLVS